In Myxococcus guangdongensis, one genomic interval encodes:
- the bioF gene encoding 8-amino-7-oxononanoate synthase, with amino-acid sequence MSDSTRDVASEWAREDLSALQARGLRRGLEPLDSAQGPVVTMGGETLVNFSSNDYLGLAASSAVRAAAISAVERYGVGTGASRLVVGDTLAHHRLEARLAAFERAEAVLLFNSGYAANTGILPALVGPGDAVFSDALNHASLVDGCRLSRAKVVVYPHADVEALTSALASTTARRKLVVTDTVFSMDGDLAPLRDIVEACEAQGAALMVDEAHATGVLGARGAGLCEELGLESRVALRMGTLSKSLGGQGAYVATSRGVADLLTSRARPFIFSTALPAALCAAAEVAVDAVEKDVELRERLWRNIRRFAEGLRGLGLRAEARSAVFPVILGEPERALDAARRLREAGVLVKAIRPPTVPEGTSRLRFCLSAGHTLGHVDLALEALRHVGVHDRGTSW; translated from the coding sequence GTGAGTGATTCGACGCGCGACGTGGCCTCGGAGTGGGCGCGCGAGGACTTGTCGGCGCTGCAGGCGCGGGGGCTTCGGCGTGGGCTGGAGCCCCTGGATTCGGCGCAGGGGCCGGTGGTGACGATGGGGGGCGAGACGCTCGTCAACTTCTCGTCCAATGACTACCTGGGGCTCGCGGCGTCCTCGGCGGTGAGGGCGGCGGCCATCTCCGCGGTGGAGCGCTACGGCGTCGGGACGGGCGCGAGCCGGTTGGTGGTGGGCGACACCCTGGCGCATCACCGGCTGGAGGCGCGGCTCGCGGCGTTCGAGCGGGCGGAGGCGGTGCTGCTGTTCAACAGCGGCTACGCGGCGAACACGGGCATCCTCCCCGCGCTGGTGGGGCCGGGGGACGCGGTGTTCTCGGACGCGCTGAACCACGCGTCGCTGGTGGACGGGTGCAGGCTGTCGCGCGCGAAGGTCGTCGTGTATCCGCACGCGGATGTGGAGGCGCTCACGAGCGCGCTCGCGTCGACGACGGCGCGGCGCAAGCTGGTCGTCACGGACACGGTGTTCTCCATGGATGGGGACCTGGCGCCGCTTCGCGACATCGTGGAGGCGTGTGAGGCGCAGGGCGCCGCGCTGATGGTGGACGAGGCGCATGCCACGGGCGTGCTCGGCGCTCGGGGCGCGGGCCTGTGCGAGGAGCTGGGGTTGGAGTCGCGGGTGGCGCTGCGCATGGGGACGTTGAGCAAGTCGCTGGGCGGGCAGGGGGCCTACGTGGCCACGTCGCGCGGGGTGGCGGACCTGCTCACGAGCCGGGCGCGGCCGTTCATCTTCTCCACGGCCTTGCCGGCGGCGCTGTGCGCGGCGGCGGAGGTGGCGGTGGACGCGGTGGAGAAGGACGTGGAGCTGCGCGAGCGTTTGTGGCGCAACATCCGACGCTTCGCCGAGGGGTTGAGGGGCCTGGGGCTGCGCGCGGAGGCTCGCAGCGCGGTGTTCCCGGTCATCCTGGGCGAGCCGGAGCGCGCGCTGGACGCGGCACGGAGGCTGCGTGAGGCCGGGGTGCTGGTGAAGGCCATCCGTCCGCCCACGGTGCCCGAGGGGACGAGCCGGCTGCGGTTCTGCCTGTCGGCGGGACACACGCTGGGGCACGTGGACCTCGCGCTCGAGGCGCTGCGGCACGTGGGCGTGCATGACCGTGGCACGTCGTGGTGA
- the bioB gene encoding biotin synthase BioB: MSDAATESFHGHAHHAEPAPEGVAVRHDWTLAEVKAVYALPLLDLVHRAQTVHRAVFQDNKVQLCSLLSIKTGGCSEDCAYCPQAARYKTGVKAEKLMAVPDVLAAAQKARSAGATRFCMGAAWREVKDGPQFDSVLEMVRGVRGLGMEACATLGMLTDSQARRLKDAGLSAYNHNLDTSPEHYGDIISTRLYEDRLRTLGRVRDAGISVCCGGIIGLGESVDDRCNLLRTLANQDHHPESVPINALVAVEGTPLAEQPRVETVDMVRTIATARILMPQSMVRLSAGRQQMNEEAQLLCMMAGANSLFFGEKLLTTGNPEYTQDMALLEKAGIRPLEPRQDR, encoded by the coding sequence ATGTCCGACGCCGCCACCGAGTCCTTCCATGGCCACGCCCACCACGCCGAGCCCGCTCCGGAGGGAGTGGCGGTGCGGCACGATTGGACGCTGGCCGAGGTGAAGGCCGTCTACGCGCTGCCGCTGTTGGACCTGGTCCACCGGGCGCAGACGGTTCACCGCGCGGTGTTCCAGGACAACAAGGTGCAGCTGTGCTCGCTCTTGTCCATCAAGACGGGCGGGTGCTCGGAGGACTGCGCGTACTGCCCGCAGGCGGCGCGCTACAAGACGGGCGTCAAGGCGGAGAAGCTGATGGCGGTGCCGGACGTGCTGGCCGCCGCGCAGAAGGCCCGCTCCGCGGGGGCCACGCGCTTCTGCATGGGGGCCGCGTGGCGCGAGGTGAAGGACGGCCCGCAGTTCGACAGCGTGCTGGAGATGGTGCGCGGGGTGCGCGGGTTGGGGATGGAGGCGTGCGCCACGCTCGGCATGCTGACGGACAGCCAGGCCAGGCGCCTGAAGGACGCGGGGCTGTCCGCGTACAACCACAACCTGGACACCTCGCCGGAGCACTACGGCGACATCATCTCCACGCGGCTGTACGAAGATCGGCTCCGCACGCTGGGCCGGGTGCGGGACGCGGGCATCTCCGTGTGCTGCGGCGGCATCATCGGCCTGGGCGAGTCCGTGGATGATCGCTGCAACCTGCTGCGCACGCTGGCCAACCAGGACCACCACCCGGAGTCGGTGCCCATCAACGCGCTGGTGGCCGTGGAGGGCACGCCGCTGGCGGAGCAGCCCCGGGTGGAGACGGTGGACATGGTGCGCACCATCGCCACCGCGCGCATCCTGATGCCCCAGTCGATGGTGCGGCTGTCCGCGGGGCGTCAGCAGATGAACGAGGAGGCGCAGCTGCTCTGCATGATGGCGGGCGCGAACTCGTTGTTCTTCGGCGAGAAGCTGCTGACCACGGGCAACCCCGAGTACACCCAGGACATGGCGCTCTTGGAGAAGGCGGGCATCCGTCCGCTGGAGCCCCGGCAGGACCGGTAG
- a CDS encoding GlsB/YeaQ/YmgE family stress response membrane protein — MGIIAFLVIGLLAGLLARALMPGNQSMGLVATTLLGIVGSFVGGFVGSLFRSDGRVFDLHPSGLLFSVLGSLLVLFLVGLAGRRRVHV, encoded by the coding sequence ATGGGGATCATCGCTTTCCTGGTCATCGGTCTTCTCGCCGGTCTTCTCGCTCGGGCCCTGATGCCCGGCAACCAGTCCATGGGGCTGGTGGCCACGACGCTCTTGGGTATCGTCGGCTCCTTCGTGGGTGGCTTCGTCGGCTCGCTCTTCCGCAGCGACGGCCGCGTCTTCGACCTGCACCCGTCCGGCCTGCTGTTCTCCGTGCTGGGCTCGCTCCTGGTCCTGTTCCTGGTGGGACTGGCCGGCCGGCGCCGCGTCCACGTCTGA
- the radA gene encoding DNA repair protein RadA gives MAKAKTHYTCQACGYQTAKWLGKCPDCGAWSSLLEEAGAKQDEKRPAWGASGGAAKPMLLKDVSGDAEVRQRTGIAEFDRVLGGGVVAGSVVLLGGDPGIGKSTLLLAALDKLARQGAVLYVSGEESLRQTKMRAERLRVEGDCIHLFAETDAERVLAAAESLQPRALVVDSIQTMYLPELGNAPGSITQVREVAGRLMAYAKRTGVPTFIVGHVTKEGSIAGPRVLEHMVDTVLYFEGERGHPFRILRAHKNRFGSTNEIGVFEMKGAGLVEVTDPSALFLSERPAGKSGSVVTSTLNGTRPLLVEVQALVAPTGYGTARRTAIGVDSNRVALLAAVLEKKEEIPLVGCDLFVNVAGGMQLNEPACDLAVCAALVSSLQNRPLDPHTLVLGEVGLAGEVRAVGQVEPRLVEAAKMGFKRVVMPAGSARRMEATKLRVVGVETLGDALRAMFD, from the coding sequence ATGGCGAAGGCGAAGACGCACTACACCTGTCAGGCGTGCGGGTACCAGACGGCGAAGTGGCTGGGGAAGTGCCCGGACTGTGGCGCATGGAGCTCGCTGCTCGAGGAAGCCGGGGCGAAGCAGGACGAGAAGCGCCCGGCCTGGGGCGCCTCGGGTGGGGCGGCGAAGCCCATGCTGCTCAAGGATGTCAGCGGTGACGCGGAGGTGCGCCAGCGCACCGGCATCGCGGAGTTCGACCGGGTGCTGGGCGGCGGCGTGGTGGCGGGCTCCGTCGTCCTCCTGGGCGGCGACCCCGGCATCGGCAAGTCCACGCTGCTGCTCGCGGCGCTGGACAAGCTCGCGCGCCAGGGCGCGGTGCTCTACGTCTCCGGCGAGGAGAGCCTGCGCCAGACGAAGATGCGCGCCGAGCGGCTGCGCGTGGAGGGCGACTGCATCCACCTGTTCGCGGAGACGGACGCGGAGCGGGTGCTGGCCGCCGCCGAGTCGCTCCAGCCGCGCGCGCTGGTGGTGGACTCCATCCAGACCATGTACCTGCCGGAGCTGGGCAACGCGCCGGGCAGCATCACCCAGGTGCGCGAGGTGGCCGGGCGGCTGATGGCCTACGCCAAGCGCACGGGGGTGCCCACCTTCATCGTGGGCCACGTGACGAAGGAGGGCTCCATCGCCGGCCCCCGCGTGCTCGAGCACATGGTGGACACCGTCCTCTACTTCGAGGGCGAGCGCGGCCACCCGTTCCGAATCCTGCGCGCGCACAAGAACCGCTTCGGCTCCACCAACGAGATTGGCGTCTTCGAGATGAAGGGCGCGGGGCTGGTGGAGGTGACGGACCCGTCCGCGCTCTTCCTGTCCGAGCGCCCCGCGGGCAAGTCCGGCAGCGTCGTCACCAGCACCCTCAACGGCACCCGCCCCCTGCTGGTGGAGGTGCAGGCGCTGGTGGCCCCCACCGGCTACGGCACCGCGCGGCGCACCGCCATCGGCGTGGACAGCAACCGCGTGGCCCTGCTCGCCGCCGTGCTGGAGAAGAAGGAGGAGATTCCCCTCGTCGGGTGTGACTTGTTCGTCAACGTCGCGGGCGGCATGCAGCTCAACGAGCCCGCGTGCGATTTGGCCGTCTGCGCGGCCCTGGTGAGCAGCCTGCAGAACCGGCCGCTGGACCCGCACACGCTGGTGCTGGGCGAGGTGGGCCTGGCGGGCGAGGTGCGCGCGGTGGGCCAGGTGGAGCCCCGGCTCGTCGAGGCGGCGAAGATGGGCTTCAAGCGGGTGGTGATGCCCGCGGGCAGCGCCCGCCGCATGGAGGCCACGAAGCTGCGCGTGGTGGGCGTGGAGACCCTGGGCGACGCGCTCCGGGCCATGTTCGACTGA
- a CDS encoding winged helix-turn-helix transcriptional regulator, with the protein MSPPPAKRSRSKTPHGATESCLAVRDILTRVGDKWSVLVVGSLGEGPLRFSDLKRGIEGISQRMLTLTLRGLERDGLVTRTQYPTVPPRVEYALTPLGHTLLEPVQVLARWALRSRTAIQTARGRYDTRPATPAPSGPTRR; encoded by the coding sequence ATGTCACCGCCTCCCGCGAAGCGCTCCCGCTCGAAGACCCCCCACGGCGCCACCGAGTCCTGTCTGGCGGTGCGCGACATCCTCACGCGCGTGGGCGACAAGTGGAGCGTGCTCGTCGTGGGCAGCCTGGGGGAGGGGCCGCTGCGCTTCAGTGACTTGAAGCGCGGCATCGAGGGCATCTCCCAGCGGATGCTGACGCTCACCCTGCGGGGGCTGGAGCGGGACGGGCTGGTGACGCGCACGCAGTACCCCACGGTGCCGCCCCGGGTGGAGTACGCGCTGACGCCCCTGGGGCATACGCTGCTGGAGCCCGTCCAGGTGCTGGCCCGGTGGGCGCTGCGGAGCCGCACCGCCATCCAGACGGCCCGGGGCCGCTACGACACGCGGCCCGCGACGCCCGCTCCGTCCGGTCCCACGCGGAGGTAG
- a CDS encoding DoxX family protein — translation MTTAAPTAIPASKPWALWTGRVLSGLVVLALVASASMKLRQPPEVVEGFAKSGFPASVLLPIGVVELLSALLYAVPRTAVLGAILVTGYLGGATVTHVRQGDSFLVPVLLGVIAWGGLFLRDARVRALLPLRGTN, via the coding sequence ATGACGACCGCCGCCCCCACCGCCATCCCCGCATCCAAGCCCTGGGCCCTCTGGACGGGCCGGGTCCTCTCCGGCCTCGTCGTCCTGGCCCTGGTCGCCAGCGCGTCCATGAAGCTGCGTCAGCCCCCGGAGGTGGTGGAGGGCTTCGCGAAGTCGGGCTTCCCGGCGTCGGTGCTCTTGCCCATCGGCGTCGTGGAGCTGCTCTCCGCGCTGCTCTACGCGGTGCCTCGCACGGCGGTGCTGGGGGCCATCCTCGTCACCGGCTACCTGGGCGGCGCCACGGTGACGCACGTGCGGCAGGGCGACTCGTTCCTCGTGCCCGTGCTGCTGGGCGTCATCGCCTGGGGCGGCCTGTTCCTGCGCGACGCGCGCGTGCGGGCGCTGCTGCCCCTGCGCGGCACCAACTAG
- a CDS encoding STAS domain-containing protein, translated as MNQSQPQVIEINLERLERIRDVLAMISLGEFNPDEHLITVENHDVFSSFEDTINLFARQLHASVQESEQSMLKLDAARRELEDKLSTIEKQRLAIRDLSTPIIELWEDVLTLPIVGVVDTQRSLEMTERLLHRISQGKARCAIIDITGVEVVDTSTANHFVKMVNAARLLGTYCVVTGISPVIAQTLTQIGVDLRDVKTLGSLRDGLKECFLYLRNHTAHRALDAGGR; from the coding sequence ATGAATCAGTCGCAACCGCAGGTCATCGAAATCAACCTCGAGCGTCTCGAGCGCATCCGGGACGTGCTGGCGATGATTTCGCTCGGGGAGTTCAACCCGGACGAGCATCTCATCACGGTGGAGAACCATGACGTGTTCTCCTCGTTCGAGGACACCATCAACCTCTTCGCCCGCCAGCTCCACGCGTCCGTCCAGGAGAGCGAGCAGTCGATGCTCAAGCTCGACGCGGCCCGGCGCGAGCTGGAGGACAAGCTCTCCACCATCGAGAAGCAGCGGCTGGCCATCCGCGACCTGTCCACGCCCATCATCGAGCTGTGGGAGGACGTGCTCACGCTGCCCATCGTCGGCGTGGTGGACACCCAGCGCTCGCTGGAGATGACCGAGCGGCTGCTCCACCGCATCTCCCAGGGCAAGGCCCGCTGCGCCATCATCGACATCACGGGCGTGGAGGTGGTGGACACCTCCACCGCGAACCACTTCGTGAAGATGGTGAACGCCGCCCGCCTGCTCGGCACCTACTGCGTGGTGACGGGCATCAGCCCGGTCATCGCCCAGACGCTCACGCAGATTGGAGTCGACCTGCGGGACGTGAAGACGCTCGGCAGCCTGCGTGACGGGCTGAAGGAGTGCTTCCTGTACCTGCGCAACCACACCGCCCACCGCGCCCTCGACGCGGGTGGCCGGTAG
- the trhA gene encoding PAQR family membrane homeostasis protein TrhA, translating into MASIVPPELRAVVAEVKPRLRGVSHALAFLAALCGFIVLALAPARGLQHFADCVFGLSLVLMFGTSATYHVPTWGPAAYQRLRRMDHAAIYLLIAGTFTPLATLDAPDAWTRHLLWVMWACALTGAGLSLFGISGTRGVRSVLYVILGALSAPVMLRLPSVVGTPRATWLVVGGLLYAVGAVVYARRWPNPHPTVFGYHEVFHLMVIAAASTHYLVLVDFLWSR; encoded by the coding sequence ATGGCGTCCATCGTCCCTCCCGAGCTCCGCGCCGTCGTCGCGGAGGTGAAGCCCCGGCTGCGAGGCGTGTCGCACGCGCTCGCGTTCCTCGCGGCGCTGTGCGGCTTCATCGTGCTCGCGCTCGCGCCCGCGCGGGGCCTGCAGCACTTCGCCGACTGCGTCTTCGGCCTGTCGCTGGTGCTGATGTTCGGGACCAGCGCCACCTACCACGTGCCCACGTGGGGCCCCGCCGCGTACCAGCGCCTGCGGAGGATGGACCACGCGGCCATCTATCTGCTCATCGCGGGGACCTTCACGCCGCTGGCCACGCTGGACGCACCGGACGCGTGGACGCGGCACCTGCTCTGGGTGATGTGGGCCTGCGCGCTCACGGGCGCGGGCCTGTCGCTCTTCGGCATCTCCGGCACGCGAGGGGTGCGCTCGGTGCTCTACGTCATCCTGGGCGCGCTCTCCGCCCCGGTGATGCTGCGGCTGCCCTCCGTGGTGGGCACCCCGCGCGCGACCTGGCTCGTCGTGGGCGGGCTGCTCTACGCGGTGGGCGCCGTCGTCTACGCGCGCAGGTGGCCCAACCCCCACCCCACCGTCTTCGGCTACCACGAGGTCTTCCACCTCATGGTCATCGCCGCCGCCTCCACGCACTACCTGGTGCTCGTCGACTTCCTCTGGAGCCGGTGA
- a CDS encoding CGNR zinc finger domain-containing protein, whose amino-acid sequence MVARQRAAPPAPPVSKGERRDGFAFRAGRVSLDLPATLAGRLKETSQELLQTPRDLTRWLIAAGLAAQVQEATLEELAQARELREALHRLALARARGENFSARDRSILNRWAAEPPPAPQLGPRGLFWAGADVRGLLVTVARDGAELLGGELAERVRTCEQQDCGLLFVDTSRSGLRRWCSMSGCGNKAKVAEFRRRQRQEAR is encoded by the coding sequence ATGGTCGCCAGGCAACGCGCTGCTCCCCCCGCCCCGCCGGTTTCCAAGGGAGAGCGAAGGGACGGCTTCGCGTTCCGCGCGGGGCGTGTGTCGCTGGACCTGCCGGCGACGCTGGCGGGGCGGCTGAAGGAGACGAGCCAGGAGCTGCTCCAGACGCCGAGGGATTTGACCCGGTGGCTCATCGCCGCGGGGCTGGCGGCGCAGGTGCAGGAGGCCACGCTGGAGGAGCTGGCCCAGGCGCGCGAGCTGCGCGAGGCGCTCCACCGGCTGGCCCTGGCGCGCGCGCGCGGGGAGAACTTCTCCGCGAGGGACCGCTCCATCCTCAACCGCTGGGCCGCGGAGCCGCCGCCCGCGCCGCAGCTGGGGCCGCGTGGGCTGTTCTGGGCGGGCGCGGACGTGCGAGGACTTTTGGTGACGGTGGCGCGCGACGGCGCGGAGCTGCTCGGCGGCGAGCTGGCGGAGCGCGTGCGGACGTGTGAGCAACAGGACTGTGGCCTGCTCTTCGTGGACACCTCGCGCTCGGGGCTGCGGCGCTGGTGCTCCATGTCCGGCTGCGGCAACAAGGCCAAGGTGGCCGAGTTCCGGCGTCGGCAGCGGCAGGAAGCCCGCTAG
- a CDS encoding helix-turn-helix transcriptional regulator — MSRPTTRVLTVLELLQTHGRMSGSELARRLEVDRRTVRRYILKLEELGIPITAERGRDGAYMLVAGFKLPPMMFTDDEVLALSVGLLASRGLGLAEAAPAVASAQAKLERVMPATLKRRVRSVDESVTLDISRAREMADNTALVSLSSAAQLRKRVRLGYRGAREEDTERDFDPYGLVWRGGRWYAVGVCHLREDLRTFRLDRVRSVLPLDVYFTRPDGFDALAHVEAAVASLPRAFAVEVLLDTDLDRARQHLFATLGVLEAVPGGVRLSGQTDDLDWFARELSRLPFAFHIQRPDGLRAALEARAQKLLALARGG; from the coding sequence ATGTCCCGGCCCACCACGCGCGTGCTCACCGTGCTCGAGTTGCTGCAGACGCATGGGCGGATGAGCGGCTCGGAGCTGGCGCGGCGGCTGGAGGTGGACCGGCGCACGGTGCGCCGCTACATCCTGAAGCTGGAGGAGCTGGGCATCCCCATCACCGCCGAGCGCGGCCGGGACGGCGCCTACATGCTGGTGGCGGGCTTCAAGCTGCCGCCGATGATGTTCACCGACGACGAGGTGCTGGCGCTGTCGGTGGGGCTGCTCGCCTCGCGCGGGCTGGGCCTGGCGGAGGCGGCCCCGGCGGTGGCCAGCGCCCAGGCGAAGCTGGAGCGGGTGATGCCCGCGACGCTGAAGCGGCGCGTGCGCTCCGTGGACGAGTCGGTGACGCTCGACATCTCCCGCGCCCGTGAGATGGCGGACAACACCGCGCTCGTCTCACTGAGCTCCGCGGCCCAGCTGCGCAAGCGCGTGCGCCTGGGCTACCGCGGCGCGCGCGAGGAGGACACCGAGCGCGACTTCGACCCGTATGGCCTGGTCTGGCGCGGCGGGCGCTGGTACGCGGTGGGCGTCTGTCACCTGCGCGAGGACTTGCGCACCTTCCGGTTGGACCGGGTGCGCTCGGTGCTCCCGCTCGACGTCTACTTCACGCGGCCGGACGGCTTCGACGCGCTGGCGCACGTGGAGGCCGCGGTGGCGTCGCTGCCGCGCGCGTTCGCGGTGGAGGTGCTGCTCGACACGGACCTGGACCGGGCGCGCCAGCACCTCTTCGCCACGCTGGGCGTGCTGGAGGCGGTGCCCGGCGGCGTGCGGCTGTCGGGACAGACGGATGACCTGGACTGGTTCGCCCGGGAGCTGTCGCGGCTGCCCTTCGCGTTCCACATCCAGCGCCCCGACGGGCTGCGCGCCGCCTTGGAGGCCCGCGCCCAGAAGCTGCTGGCCCTGGCGCGCGGTGGCTAG
- a CDS encoding LysE family translocator has translation MTQTSHLWLFFVLVFGIIILPGLDMAFVLASALMGGRRAGLAAVGGIISGGVCHVVVGATGVAVLLTVMPAAFNVLLWVGALYVAWMGVALVRSPSTFSPSSQTGQRSALATFRRGALTNLLNPKAYVFMLAVFPQFLREAYGPLWLQALVLGSIIALTQGAVYGAITLVADRARGWLESRPSASARVARAVGGLMVLAAVVTALEGWRGT, from the coding sequence ATGACGCAGACGTCCCATCTCTGGCTGTTCTTCGTGCTCGTGTTCGGAATCATCATCCTGCCCGGGCTGGACATGGCCTTCGTGCTGGCCAGCGCCCTGATGGGAGGACGGCGCGCGGGGCTGGCCGCGGTGGGCGGCATCATCTCCGGCGGCGTGTGTCACGTGGTGGTGGGGGCGACGGGGGTGGCGGTGCTGCTCACGGTGATGCCCGCCGCGTTCAACGTGTTGCTCTGGGTGGGGGCGCTCTACGTGGCGTGGATGGGGGTGGCGCTGGTGCGAAGCCCGTCCACCTTCTCCCCGTCCTCGCAAACCGGCCAGCGCTCCGCCCTGGCGACGTTCCGCCGGGGAGCGCTCACCAACCTGCTCAACCCGAAGGCCTACGTCTTCATGCTCGCCGTGTTCCCGCAGTTCCTGCGCGAGGCGTACGGGCCGCTGTGGCTCCAGGCCCTCGTGCTGGGGTCCATCATCGCGCTGACCCAGGGCGCGGTGTACGGCGCCATCACCCTGGTCGCGGACCGCGCGCGCGGCTGGCTGGAGTCACGCCCCTCCGCCAGCGCGCGCGTGGCTCGAGCCGTGGGAGGCCTCATGGTGCTCGCCGCCGTCGTCACCGCCCTCGAGGGCTGGCGCGGCACCTGA
- a CDS encoding GlsB/YeaQ/YmgE family stress response membrane protein, producing the protein MSLETILVWAVIGLIAGWLASAVVGGGYGLIGDIVVGVVGAFLGGFIFRALGAGTPFGGLAGTIFVAFIGAVVLLLILRAIHSTRVRRT; encoded by the coding sequence ATGTCTTTGGAAACGATTCTAGTGTGGGCGGTCATCGGCCTCATCGCCGGTTGGTTGGCGTCGGCCGTGGTCGGCGGGGGCTACGGGCTCATCGGCGACATCGTCGTGGGTGTGGTGGGAGCGTTCCTGGGCGGCTTCATCTTCCGTGCCCTGGGGGCGGGCACTCCCTTCGGCGGACTCGCCGGGACCATCTTCGTGGCCTTCATCGGAGCGGTGGTGCTGCTACTCATCCTGAGAGCCATCCACTCGACACGCGTCCGACGCACATGA
- a CDS encoding chitosanase produces the protein MGRHRNDSLWMKCGALLWAGALVGCGGAEVGAGPVEARGAQGLAACAYVITTNTYVGADWWGTLVFKNTGTAAMTSPTIAFGVPSGVTCDHDEPGWTHTQSGSTCTYSRTSGLTVGVNASYTFYYSTNSNTSWTASNVVISDPSCGSTPPPTGNGLTENQKKVSEGLTSIWENDTPVLAYAYSENIQDGRGYTSGRAGFCTGTGDAIQVIQCYNARRSAANGNLMAKYMPGLTTINNRFLSTGQSQPSTSELDVLGNWRADWGTSYNNNTTRADFKACQDQVSDQFYYTPAMAEANKWGATSALSKMALYDAYINHGESGVKSLVRAANNALGNTGQVAPAVGYNGITESSWLQRFLEKRRDVLAADSTWLQAIDRVAAYEKLRRRGNWDLSAAVRNDVRASDCWGSSYPFSGYTVRNINADGTWSTPGSYTFSCQ, from the coding sequence ATGGGTCGTCATCGGAATGATTCACTGTGGATGAAGTGTGGAGCACTGCTGTGGGCCGGGGCCCTGGTGGGGTGTGGAGGGGCGGAGGTGGGAGCTGGGCCGGTGGAGGCCCGTGGGGCGCAGGGGCTTGCGGCCTGCGCGTATGTGATTACGACGAACACGTACGTGGGGGCGGACTGGTGGGGAACGCTCGTCTTCAAGAACACGGGCACGGCGGCGATGACGAGCCCGACGATTGCGTTCGGCGTCCCCAGCGGCGTGACGTGTGACCACGACGAGCCGGGGTGGACGCACACGCAGAGCGGGAGCACGTGCACGTATTCGCGCACCTCGGGGCTGACGGTGGGGGTGAACGCGTCCTACACGTTCTACTACTCGACGAACTCGAACACGTCGTGGACGGCGAGCAACGTCGTCATCAGCGACCCGAGCTGCGGGAGCACGCCGCCTCCGACGGGGAACGGGCTGACGGAGAACCAGAAGAAGGTGTCGGAGGGCCTCACGAGCATCTGGGAGAACGACACGCCGGTGCTCGCGTATGCGTACTCGGAGAACATCCAGGACGGGCGCGGGTATACCAGCGGGCGCGCGGGGTTCTGCACGGGCACGGGCGACGCCATCCAGGTCATCCAGTGCTACAACGCGCGGCGCAGCGCGGCCAATGGCAACCTGATGGCCAAGTACATGCCGGGGCTGACGACCATCAACAACCGCTTCCTGTCCACGGGGCAATCGCAGCCATCCACGTCGGAGCTGGATGTCCTCGGCAACTGGCGGGCGGACTGGGGCACCAGCTACAACAACAACACCACGCGCGCGGACTTCAAGGCGTGCCAGGACCAGGTCAGCGACCAGTTCTATTACACGCCGGCCATGGCGGAGGCGAACAAGTGGGGCGCCACCAGCGCGCTGTCGAAGATGGCGCTGTATGACGCGTACATCAACCACGGCGAGTCGGGGGTGAAGAGCCTGGTGCGCGCGGCCAACAACGCGCTGGGCAACACGGGCCAGGTGGCGCCGGCGGTGGGCTACAACGGCATCACCGAGTCGTCGTGGCTGCAGCGCTTCCTGGAGAAGCGCCGCGACGTGCTGGCGGCCGACTCCACGTGGCTGCAGGCCATCGACCGCGTGGCCGCGTACGAGAAGCTGCGCCGCCGGGGCAACTGGGACCTGTCCGCGGCCGTGCGCAACGACGTGCGCGCCAGCGACTGCTGGGGTTCCTCCTATCCGTTCAGCGGCTACACCGTGCGCAACATCAACGCGGACGGCACCTGGAGCACGCCCGGCTCGTACACGTTCTCGTGTCAGTGA